The following are from one region of the Hyalangium gracile genome:
- a CDS encoding sigma-54-dependent Fis family transcriptional regulator, with product MRYLWLISVAVLPTGAMLNDMATPEARVARERDLYLAVLRVLDAPDPLQPLQDVLAGLVELADAQRAGLELYGEASAGRREWALFHGCSDADREEIRALTSRGIVTSAIAAGKTIHTPHALLDARFSSSPSVKGQRLEAVLCVPLSGRLPGVLYLEGRRGAGPFSQELVAFTESVARYLGTAAERALVRQELDAEDPTRPFRQRFQLEGIIGRSTALANVFAQLAVAAPLDVTVMISGPSGTGKTQLAQALHANSKRRAGPFVELNCAAIPEGLFESELFGAKPGAFPGARRTVGKVEAAEGGTLFLDEIAEIPLAAQAKLLQLLQSRQYFPLASPKPSKANIRLITATNANLEQQMRERRFREDLFFRINVLTVRIPPLAERREDVGPLVEALLERLSDENGLPRLRASPACLAACEAADWPGNVRQLRHKLEAALIHASAEAASFVEPRHVFEEAGPHATGPLSFHEATRLFQRDLLRRELDATDWCVADVAQRLDLTRQHVYNLMKAFGLSRDPQSAGG from the coding sequence ATGCGCTACCTCTGGCTCATCAGCGTTGCCGTGCTCCCGACGGGTGCTATGTTGAACGACATGGCCACTCCCGAGGCACGTGTCGCCCGCGAGCGAGACCTCTACCTCGCGGTGCTCCGTGTCCTGGATGCCCCGGACCCGCTCCAACCGCTGCAGGACGTGCTGGCGGGCCTGGTCGAGCTGGCGGACGCGCAGCGCGCCGGCCTGGAGCTGTATGGAGAAGCGTCCGCGGGGCGCAGGGAGTGGGCGCTCTTCCACGGCTGCTCGGACGCGGATCGCGAGGAGATCCGGGCGCTCACGTCCCGAGGAATCGTGACTTCCGCGATCGCGGCGGGAAAGACGATCCACACGCCGCACGCGCTCCTGGATGCGCGCTTCTCCAGCTCTCCCAGCGTCAAGGGACAGCGGCTGGAGGCCGTGCTCTGCGTTCCGCTCTCGGGCCGGCTGCCGGGCGTGCTCTATCTGGAAGGCAGGCGCGGCGCGGGGCCCTTCTCGCAGGAGCTGGTGGCCTTCACGGAGTCGGTGGCGCGCTACCTGGGGACCGCCGCCGAGCGGGCCCTGGTCCGCCAGGAGCTGGACGCGGAGGATCCGACCCGTCCCTTCCGCCAGCGCTTCCAGCTCGAGGGCATCATCGGACGGAGCACGGCGCTGGCGAATGTCTTTGCCCAGCTCGCGGTGGCGGCCCCGCTGGATGTGACGGTGATGATCAGCGGCCCGTCGGGGACGGGGAAGACGCAGCTGGCGCAGGCGCTGCACGCCAACAGCAAGCGCCGGGCGGGCCCCTTCGTGGAGCTCAACTGCGCGGCCATTCCAGAGGGCCTCTTCGAGAGCGAGCTGTTCGGCGCCAAGCCGGGCGCCTTCCCCGGGGCACGGCGCACGGTGGGCAAGGTGGAGGCCGCCGAGGGCGGCACGCTCTTCCTGGATGAGATCGCCGAGATTCCCCTGGCCGCCCAGGCCAAGCTGCTGCAACTGCTGCAGTCGCGGCAGTACTTCCCCCTGGCCAGCCCGAAGCCTTCCAAGGCGAACATCCGGCTCATCACCGCGACGAACGCGAACCTCGAGCAGCAGATGCGCGAGCGCCGCTTCCGGGAGGACCTCTTCTTCCGCATCAACGTCCTGACGGTGCGCATCCCGCCGCTCGCCGAGCGCCGCGAGGACGTGGGCCCCCTGGTCGAGGCGCTGCTGGAGCGCCTGTCGGACGAGAACGGACTGCCGCGCCTGCGCGCCTCACCCGCCTGCCTCGCCGCATGCGAGGCGGCGGACTGGCCCGGCAACGTGAGGCAGCTCCGCCACAAGCTGGAGGCCGCGCTCATCCACGCGAGCGCGGAGGCGGCCTCGTTCGTGGAGCCGCGCCACGTGTTCGAGGAGGCAGGGCCCCATGCCACGGGCCCCCTCTCCTTCCACGAGGCCACGCGCCTGTTCCAGAGAGATCTGCTGCGCCGAGAGCTGGATGCCACCGACTGGTGCGTGGCGGATGTGGCGCAGCGGCTCGATCTCACCCGGCAGCACGTCTACAACCTGATGAAGGCATTCGGCCTGTCGCGAGATCCCCAGTCCGCTGGCGGTTGA
- a CDS encoding bifunctional serine/threonine-protein kinase/formylglycine-generating enzyme family protein: MLAPDPLPSKDEPLAAGSLVDGFRVVQLLGEGASGRVYLAQDLALGRRVALKFLRPELLGPESAAQLLEEARTTARFSHPHIVTVHAAGTFREQPYLALEYLEGQTLRERMARERLPPAEVLRVGRAIADALAEAHRHGIIHADLKPENVLLPRDGRLRVVDFGLARHAGASAGAASGTPAYMSPERWQGALPSPAMDIWALGVMLHELLEGRRPVDDASLASFAFAPRPLPGPSPERAGAALIKSCLELAPAARPSAEALTAALSALLDPSGGAKEDDTARTPFRGLRAFTEAEAALFSGREAEVDALVERLRHDGPVALVGPSGIGKSSLLQAGLFSRLRQMAPWTVVSLRPGAHPLQRLVEALALEPSAAERLARTPGAIVELLQALAPAPALLAVDAFEEAFTLATSEETLALARCLAAVATAGIGWRVMVVLRDDYLGHFARLSVLSAFLGNAFVVGPLSPSALGEAIAGPLRRAGYATDDAGLVGRIVSDVQAQPAGLPLLQATCAALWERRDKERRLLRASVYEELGGVAGALAAQGRQLLGQLPAQEVRTVRALLLQMLTPEGTRRPRTREELLEELGQGAGRVLDALLSHRLVVASRDLRTDGAVVELAHEALATAWPELARWRQESREEHLLVTEIDQAAELWDRRGRRDEETWGGDALSQALRRVEHWKVPLASRSRAFLEAARRREQGLARRRRVGLTGAVSLLVVTAVVVTAAVLAFRQKQQETARQQVEMRLMAVDLGDFDLVLELYDFDPGTQAWTRVPATGPLEWSLAPQEAAGAGAAYDGSVLKRGEGRVDEQGAWRERVEAPSRAAWLSVKRGACPPSRVRLQRLPGYAQRKQHGELRLPIPTCAASRAGLIEVPAGTYWRPLERRGRDARVEVAAFAMDRTEVTNGQFRLFQERVLPLSGGQRETAPAHERYKLAHALESPATGIDAFTAEDFCRFLGKELPTIDEWKKAARGGEFLDADGAVANPNPLRVTVWGDDRPEPPANLGGKDPFPTTAPVGSFPEDRSPYGILDMAGNVAEWTATTATEGDFPGLRMVAGGRWDAPVETEQHQMSWTNHLPARRFEFGVGARCVERSRPH, from the coding sequence ATGCTGGCACCGGACCCGCTGCCCTCCAAGGATGAGCCCCTGGCCGCGGGCTCGCTGGTGGATGGCTTTCGCGTGGTGCAGCTCCTGGGTGAGGGCGCCTCCGGGAGGGTGTACCTGGCCCAGGATCTGGCGCTGGGCCGCCGGGTGGCGCTCAAGTTCCTGCGGCCCGAGCTGCTCGGCCCGGAGAGCGCGGCGCAGCTCCTGGAGGAGGCCCGCACCACCGCCCGGTTCAGCCACCCTCACATCGTCACCGTGCACGCGGCCGGTACGTTCCGCGAGCAGCCCTACCTGGCGCTGGAGTACCTGGAGGGGCAGACGCTGCGCGAGCGGATGGCGCGCGAGCGCCTCCCCCCGGCGGAGGTCCTCCGCGTAGGGCGGGCCATCGCGGATGCGCTCGCGGAGGCGCACCGCCACGGCATCATCCATGCGGACCTCAAGCCGGAGAATGTCCTCCTGCCTCGGGATGGGCGGCTGCGCGTCGTGGACTTCGGCCTGGCGCGGCACGCGGGCGCGTCCGCTGGCGCCGCTTCTGGCACCCCGGCGTACATGTCTCCCGAGCGCTGGCAGGGAGCGCTGCCCTCTCCCGCGATGGACATCTGGGCGCTGGGGGTGATGCTCCACGAGCTGCTCGAGGGCCGACGTCCCGTGGACGATGCCAGCCTGGCCTCGTTTGCCTTCGCGCCTCGCCCGCTGCCGGGCCCGTCCCCCGAGCGCGCGGGAGCAGCCCTCATCAAGTCCTGCCTGGAGCTGGCTCCGGCGGCACGCCCCTCCGCGGAGGCGCTGACGGCAGCCCTCTCCGCGCTGCTCGACCCCTCAGGAGGAGCCAAGGAGGACGACACCGCCCGGACTCCGTTCCGTGGGCTGCGGGCATTCACCGAGGCCGAGGCCGCGCTCTTCTCCGGGCGTGAGGCGGAGGTGGACGCGCTGGTGGAGCGCCTGCGGCATGATGGGCCCGTGGCGCTCGTCGGCCCTTCGGGCATCGGCAAGAGCTCGCTGCTGCAGGCGGGGCTGTTCTCGCGCCTGCGACAGATGGCGCCCTGGACGGTGGTGTCCCTCCGGCCCGGCGCGCACCCACTCCAGCGGTTGGTGGAAGCGCTGGCGCTGGAGCCGAGCGCGGCGGAGCGGCTGGCGCGGACGCCCGGAGCCATCGTCGAGCTACTGCAGGCGCTGGCGCCCGCTCCCGCGCTGCTGGCCGTGGACGCCTTCGAGGAGGCCTTCACGCTGGCGACCTCGGAGGAGACGCTGGCGCTGGCACGGTGCCTGGCGGCGGTGGCCACGGCGGGCATCGGATGGCGGGTGATGGTGGTGCTCCGGGACGACTACCTGGGGCACTTTGCTCGCCTGTCGGTCCTGAGCGCGTTCCTGGGCAATGCCTTCGTGGTGGGGCCGCTGTCTCCGTCCGCCCTGGGCGAGGCCATCGCGGGCCCGCTGCGTCGGGCCGGCTACGCCACCGATGACGCGGGGCTGGTGGGGCGCATCGTCTCGGACGTGCAGGCCCAGCCGGCGGGGCTGCCGCTGCTGCAGGCCACCTGCGCGGCGCTCTGGGAGCGGCGTGACAAGGAGCGGCGGCTGCTGCGCGCGTCGGTGTACGAGGAGCTGGGGGGCGTGGCGGGAGCGCTGGCGGCGCAGGGCCGGCAGCTGCTGGGCCAGCTGCCCGCGCAGGAGGTTCGCACCGTGCGAGCGCTGCTGCTCCAGATGCTCACCCCAGAGGGCACCCGGCGCCCTCGGACGCGCGAGGAGCTGCTGGAAGAGCTGGGGCAGGGGGCCGGGCGGGTGCTGGATGCACTGCTCTCGCACCGGCTGGTCGTGGCCTCGCGCGATCTCCGCACGGATGGGGCCGTGGTCGAGCTGGCGCACGAGGCCCTGGCCACCGCGTGGCCGGAGCTGGCGCGCTGGCGCCAGGAGTCTCGCGAGGAGCACCTGCTCGTCACCGAGATCGATCAAGCCGCCGAGCTCTGGGATCGACGCGGACGGAGGGACGAGGAGACGTGGGGAGGCGACGCGCTGTCGCAGGCGCTGCGCCGGGTGGAGCACTGGAAGGTGCCGCTGGCCAGCCGCTCTCGAGCATTCCTGGAGGCGGCGCGGCGGCGCGAGCAGGGGCTGGCTCGCAGGCGGAGGGTAGGGCTCACGGGCGCGGTGTCGTTGCTGGTCGTCACGGCCGTGGTGGTCACGGCGGCGGTGCTCGCGTTCCGGCAGAAGCAGCAGGAGACGGCACGGCAGCAGGTGGAGATGCGGCTGATGGCCGTGGACCTGGGAGACTTCGACCTGGTCCTGGAGCTGTACGACTTCGACCCGGGAACCCAGGCGTGGACGCGCGTTCCCGCGACGGGCCCCCTGGAGTGGTCACTGGCGCCTCAAGAGGCGGCAGGGGCGGGCGCCGCGTACGACGGCTCCGTCTTGAAACGCGGCGAAGGGCGCGTGGACGAGCAAGGCGCATGGCGCGAGCGCGTGGAGGCACCCTCGCGGGCGGCGTGGCTGAGCGTGAAGCGCGGCGCCTGTCCGCCCTCGCGGGTCCGGCTGCAGCGGCTGCCAGGATATGCGCAGCGCAAACAGCACGGGGAGCTGAGGCTGCCCATCCCCACGTGCGCCGCCTCACGGGCCGGGTTGATCGAGGTTCCCGCTGGAACCTACTGGCGGCCCTTGGAGCGTCGCGGCAGAGATGCACGGGTGGAAGTGGCCGCGTTCGCCATGGACAGGACGGAGGTCACCAACGGCCAGTTCCGCCTCTTCCAGGAGCGGGTGCTCCCGCTCTCGGGAGGACAGCGAGAGACTGCCCCGGCCCATGAGCGCTACAAGCTGGCGCACGCGCTGGAGAGCCCCGCGACAGGGATCGACGCGTTCACCGCCGAGGACTTCTGCCGCTTCCTGGGCAAGGAACTGCCGACGATCGATGAATGGAAGAAGGCGGCCAGAGGGGGCGAGTTCCTGGACGCGGACGGTGCGGTGGCCAATCCGAACCCGCTGCGGGTGACGGTCTGGGGCGACGATCGCCCGGAGCCACCCGCCAACCTGGGGGGAAAGGACCCGTTTCCGACCACTGCGCCCGTGGGCTCCTTCCCCGAGGATCGCAGCCCCTACGGCATCCTGGACATGGCGGGGAACGTGGCGGAGTGGACCGCGACCACGGCCACGGAAGGGGACTTTCCGGGCCTGCGCATGGTGGCGGGCGGCAGGTGGGACGCACCGGTGGAGACAGAGCAGCACCAGATGTCCTGGACGAACCACCTGCCCGCTCGCCGGTTCGAGTTCGGGGTGGGAGCGCGCTGCGTGGAGCGCTCCCGTCCTCATTAG
- a CDS encoding DUF4347 domain-containing protein, producing MQLTVFSYPRELDPELEPAVFQVNGPGDPKRRRFTRCQDPEWLDSIVKDVVDRAGARLQRLDLFGHGSPGTLTLGDKGQEIVTPDESTWSHLINLGEFLADTADVRLLGCETAIGEEGMKVLQGLSAALSRKPGQKRKVWGTTATIDWCDFGPEGFSDAVASKYLTSSEEMHTTTIGVKRICQGIPMPALTHPRFLQNLPKGYVPHTCSAVPAAIVDDRWSTDGLTVTVRGARRVIAVSSAPDRHHVFRWLGHEPAPSLEQLKQQLGSL from the coding sequence ATGCAGCTGACAGTCTTCTCCTATCCCAGAGAGCTGGATCCGGAGCTCGAGCCCGCGGTGTTTCAGGTGAACGGCCCGGGCGATCCGAAGCGCCGGCGGTTCACACGCTGCCAGGACCCCGAGTGGCTCGACTCGATCGTGAAGGACGTGGTGGATCGAGCAGGCGCGCGACTGCAGCGGTTGGATCTCTTCGGACACGGAAGCCCCGGGACGCTCACGCTCGGAGACAAGGGGCAGGAGATCGTCACTCCGGACGAGTCGACGTGGAGCCACCTCATCAACCTGGGCGAGTTCCTCGCGGACACGGCGGACGTACGGCTGCTCGGCTGTGAGACGGCGATCGGCGAGGAAGGGATGAAGGTCCTCCAGGGCCTCTCGGCGGCGCTCTCCCGGAAGCCCGGGCAGAAGCGGAAGGTGTGGGGGACCACGGCGACGATCGACTGGTGCGACTTTGGCCCCGAGGGCTTCAGCGACGCGGTGGCCTCGAAGTACCTCACCTCCTCCGAGGAGATGCACACGACCACCATCGGCGTGAAGCGCATCTGTCAGGGCATCCCGATGCCCGCCCTGACGCACCCGCGCTTTCTCCAGAACCTGCCGAAGGGCTACGTGCCCCACACATGCTCCGCCGTGCCGGCCGCCATCGTCGATGACCGCTGGAGCACCGACGGCCTCACGGTGACCGTCCGGGGTGCACGGCGTGTCATCGCCGTGAGCTCGGCACCGGACCGCCACCACGTGTTCCGCTGGCTGGGCCATGAGCCGGCGCCCAGCCTCGAGCAGCTCAAGCAGCAGCTGGGCTCGCTCTAA